Proteins found in one Paenibacillus sp. genomic segment:
- a CDS encoding ABC transporter substrate-binding protein, with translation MLKTKRRKLRLGSWLLSLVIVVLSACGTDGGSTAETVPEGGASGTGSPAASETAEKVLTIGLTFDMNTPDTHNSTSVSTETIMVNVQDYLLRRDNEAKLQPHLAESYENVDDVTWAFTLKSNVTFHNGDPMTAEDVKFSLERVAKDNTLQQHSHYKTIKEVKVIDDYRFEVITHQPDPVLPYRLAREGAGIYPKKYIEENGWEAYLQQPIGSGPYEFVEWVKDDRVILKKYDNYFAGDVTEWDSVIFRTIPEHSTRIAELLTGGIDIASSVPVVDWDRIENKEGTSVVEAATTVMSMIMVNQNPEFKTSDPRVREAIDYAIDKQALIDKFTGGIGVQSRTRVIPGVLGFEEALYNTSRYDPERAKQLLQEAGYNNDLEITFGSSAGTSIYSNNEMAQMITGMLEAVGIKVKLELHEGTSYADVRNSGKNKELLLVGWNNLMFDASLAMEHFHSTYNPKGFGYSNPRVDELMEKALVNMNPEERAEQYKEIQRIVAEELPYIYNYRHTDMYGVNDRLDYTPRVDQMFYAEEIKLKQ, from the coding sequence GTGCTGAAGACAAAGAGACGAAAGCTCAGGTTAGGTTCTTGGTTGCTGTCGCTCGTCATCGTCGTGTTGTCCGCATGCGGCACGGATGGCGGTTCTACCGCCGAAACGGTGCCGGAGGGAGGTGCGTCCGGCACGGGAAGTCCCGCGGCGTCCGAAACGGCGGAGAAGGTGCTGACGATCGGCCTCACGTTCGACATGAACACCCCGGATACGCACAATTCAACGTCGGTCTCGACGGAGACGATCATGGTCAACGTCCAGGATTATTTGCTCCGAAGAGACAACGAAGCGAAGCTGCAGCCGCACCTCGCGGAATCGTACGAGAACGTCGACGACGTTACGTGGGCGTTCACCTTGAAGTCGAACGTGACGTTCCACAACGGCGACCCGATGACGGCGGAGGACGTTAAGTTTTCCTTGGAGCGGGTAGCGAAGGACAACACGCTTCAGCAGCATTCGCATTACAAAACGATTAAAGAAGTGAAAGTGATCGACGATTACCGCTTCGAAGTCATTACCCATCAGCCAGACCCCGTGCTTCCTTATAGGCTTGCTCGGGAAGGCGCCGGCATTTATCCGAAAAAGTACATCGAAGAGAACGGCTGGGAAGCGTACCTTCAGCAGCCGATCGGCAGCGGACCGTACGAATTCGTCGAATGGGTGAAAGACGATCGCGTCATTCTGAAAAAGTACGACAACTACTTTGCGGGAGACGTGACCGAGTGGGATTCCGTCATCTTCCGGACGATTCCGGAGCATTCGACGCGCATTGCGGAGCTTCTGACGGGCGGCATCGATATCGCCTCCTCCGTTCCGGTCGTCGATTGGGACCGTATCGAGAATAAGGAGGGCACGTCCGTCGTCGAAGCGGCAACGACCGTGATGTCGATGATTATGGTCAATCAAAATCCCGAATTCAAAACGTCCGATCCGCGGGTGCGGGAAGCGATCGACTATGCAATCGATAAGCAGGCGCTAATCGATAAGTTCACGGGCGGCATCGGCGTACAATCCCGAACGCGCGTCATTCCAGGCGTGCTCGGATTCGAAGAGGCGCTGTATAACACGTCCCGCTATGACCCGGAGCGCGCGAAGCAGTTGCTGCAGGAAGCGGGATACAACAACGACTTGGAAATTACGTTCGGCTCCTCCGCGGGAACGAGCATTTATTCGAACAACGAGATGGCTCAGATGATTACCGGCATGCTGGAAGCCGTCGGCATCAAGGTCAAACTTGAGCTGCACGAAGGCACGTCGTACGCGGATGTGCGCAACAGCGGGAAAAACAAAGAGCTGCTGTTGGTCGGTTGGAACAACTTGATGTTCGACGCATCGCTCGCGATGGAGCACTTCCACTCGACCTATAACCCCAAAGGATTCGGTTACAGCAACCCGCGCGTCGACGAGCTGATGGAGAAGGCGTTGGTCAACATGAATCCGGAGGAGCGTGCGGAACAGTACAAGGAAATCCAGCGGATCGTCGCGGAGGAATTACCCTATATTTACAACTACCGTCACACGGATATGTACGGCGTGAACGATCGTCTCGATTATACGCCTCGGGTGGACCAAATGTTCTACGCGGAAGAAATAAAGCTCAAGCAGTAA
- a CDS encoding DUF5060 domain-containing protein, producing MHNASPHPRVECWNRYEIKLAGPAEGNPFTDVDVFATFRHDGTEVKVRGFYAGDGIYVIRFMPDALGEWTYVTSSEREALNGHSGAFVCTSPAAGNRGPVRTAEGSRFIYADGTPYYPFGTTAYAWIHQPEPLREATLRTLAEAPFNKIRMCVFPKHYPFNADEPQLYPFEGSPEDGFDVTRFHQPFWNHLERCIEALLALGVEADLILFHPYDKGRWGFDRMEPEADDRYLRYAIARLGAYRNVWWSMANEYDFMKEKRLEDWDRLIRLAAEEDPYGRLLSIHNGTTMYVPESVVMYDHAKPQITHCSIQHWDVTMVSFWLREYGKPVIVDECGYEGNLPQRWGNLTAEELAHRCWESFARGGYAAHGETYVHPQDEIWWAKGGSLYGTSQEYIRFLRAVAEDAPPGLRPIPVRDVPVIGVEGSYYLHYYGQHRPAYRQVELPDGTDFTAEWIDTRGMTIVRLEGTFRGSSRIPLPGKPYYALRLRAKTAPAQ from the coding sequence TTGCACAACGCCTCGCCGCATCCACGCGTCGAATGCTGGAACCGGTACGAAATCAAGCTGGCGGGACCGGCCGAGGGCAATCCGTTCACGGACGTCGACGTATTCGCGACATTCCGCCATGATGGAACGGAAGTGAAGGTCCGGGGCTTCTACGCCGGGGACGGCATCTATGTCATCCGATTTATGCCCGATGCGCTCGGGGAATGGACGTACGTGACGTCGAGCGAACGGGAGGCGTTGAACGGGCATAGCGGCGCTTTCGTCTGCACGTCTCCGGCAGCGGGCAACCGCGGTCCCGTGCGGACGGCGGAAGGCTCCCGGTTCATCTACGCGGACGGCACGCCGTACTATCCGTTCGGGACGACGGCCTACGCTTGGATCCATCAGCCCGAGCCGCTCCGGGAGGCCACCCTGCGCACGCTTGCGGAGGCGCCGTTCAATAAAATCCGCATGTGCGTCTTCCCGAAGCATTATCCGTTCAACGCCGACGAGCCGCAGCTGTACCCGTTCGAAGGCTCGCCGGAGGACGGGTTTGACGTCACCCGGTTTCATCAGCCGTTCTGGAACCATCTGGAGCGCTGCATCGAAGCGCTGCTGGCGCTCGGCGTCGAGGCGGATCTGATCTTGTTCCATCCGTACGACAAAGGGCGCTGGGGCTTCGATCGGATGGAGCCCGAAGCCGACGACCGGTATTTGCGCTATGCGATCGCGCGGCTCGGCGCGTACCGCAACGTCTGGTGGTCGATGGCGAATGAGTACGATTTCATGAAGGAGAAGCGCCTGGAGGATTGGGACCGATTGATCCGGCTTGCCGCTGAGGAGGACCCATACGGGCGATTGCTGTCGATTCATAACGGGACGACGATGTACGTACCGGAGAGCGTCGTGATGTACGACCACGCTAAGCCGCAGATTACCCACTGCAGTATTCAGCATTGGGACGTCACGATGGTATCGTTCTGGCTGCGCGAATACGGCAAGCCCGTCATCGTGGACGAATGCGGCTACGAGGGCAACCTTCCGCAGCGTTGGGGCAATCTGACGGCGGAGGAGCTGGCGCACCGCTGCTGGGAGAGCTTCGCGCGTGGCGGGTACGCGGCTCACGGGGAGACATATGTGCATCCCCAAGACGAGATTTGGTGGGCGAAGGGCGGAAGCTTGTACGGTACGAGTCAGGAGTATATCCGCTTCCTTCGCGCCGTAGCGGAGGACGCTCCGCCCGGCCTGCGGCCGATTCCGGTGCGCGACGTGCCCGTCATCGGCGTGGAGGGTTCGTATTACCTCCATTACTACGGGCAGCATCGACCGGCGTATCGCCAAGTCGAGCTTCCGGATGGAACCGATTTCACGGCGGAATGGATCGATACCCGCGGGATGACCATCGTTCGCCTGGAGGGAACGTTCCGGGGCTCGAGCCGCATTCCACTGCCGGGCAAGCCGTACTATGCGCTGCGCCTTCGCGCCAAGACGGCCCCAGCGCAATGA
- a CDS encoding MFS transporter, with protein sequence METKRGRMRSERIVLYMLCSVGMIATLSQLVFLPSIATIREELSATTLQVSLTVALYSLSLAVAQLVYGPLVDRWPPKTILMTGLSIFTISSFGIFLSESIHWIIAFRVLQALGVGAVGVCGNAIISDLFSGLERDQSISVFQMFHSVGAAVGPAFGATVGLFLNWRFSFLFLTLMVAGVMAVLLWKMPEGRKVSSFSFRSALRLLRAPHLVYLCLSAAGTSFVIQSFHTSLGFLFTDHFHIHAAWTGYAFMTIPLGVFTGSNISRNLLSRIEREKIVYIGLVALCASSGAFAALVYLFRDPAAVLAIIPNLYLVGVSLGIVFSVVTSMMVNWFPELRGTALSLLFFSRHLFATAGPMLTGFVIGLGHVPLAYAFISAAAFLALPTFVAGVRFSRTQAQVAAAASK encoded by the coding sequence ATGGAAACTAAGCGGGGGCGAATGCGAAGCGAACGGATTGTGCTGTATATGCTGTGCTCGGTCGGCATGATCGCGACGCTGTCGCAGCTCGTATTCTTGCCGAGCATCGCGACGATTCGGGAGGAGCTGTCCGCGACGACCCTGCAGGTGTCGTTGACCGTGGCGCTGTATTCTTTGTCGCTGGCGGTGGCGCAGCTCGTGTACGGACCGCTAGTGGACCGCTGGCCGCCGAAGACCATTTTGATGACGGGGCTATCGATCTTTACGATTTCCAGCTTCGGCATCTTCCTGTCCGAGAGCATTCATTGGATTATCGCGTTCCGCGTCCTGCAGGCGCTTGGCGTCGGGGCGGTCGGCGTATGCGGTAACGCCATCATTTCGGATTTGTTCAGCGGCCTGGAGCGGGATCAATCCATCTCCGTGTTTCAGATGTTCCACAGCGTCGGCGCCGCCGTCGGACCGGCCTTCGGAGCGACGGTGGGCTTATTCCTCAACTGGCGCTTTTCGTTTCTGTTTTTGACCCTGATGGTCGCCGGGGTGATGGCGGTGCTGCTGTGGAAGATGCCGGAAGGGCGTAAGGTCAGTTCGTTCTCCTTCCGTTCCGCGCTCCGGCTGCTTCGCGCCCCGCATCTGGTTTACTTATGCTTGTCCGCCGCCGGGACGTCGTTCGTCATCCAAAGCTTCCACACGAGCCTCGGCTTCCTGTTTACGGACCATTTCCATATTCACGCCGCGTGGACGGGATATGCTTTCATGACAATTCCGCTCGGTGTGTTCACCGGAAGCAACATCAGCCGGAACTTGTTAAGCCGAATCGAGCGGGAAAAGATCGTGTACATTGGCCTTGTCGCGCTGTGCGCCAGCTCCGGCGCCTTCGCGGCCCTCGTCTATCTCTTCCGAGATCCCGCGGCCGTATTGGCGATCATCCCGAACCTGTATTTGGTCGGCGTGTCGCTGGGCATCGTGTTTTCCGTCGTCACGTCGATGATGGTGAACTGGTTTCCGGAACTCCGGGGGACGGCGCTGTCCTTGCTGTTCTTTTCGCGGCATCTGTTCGCGACCGCCGGTCCGATGCTGACCGGGTTCGTTATCGGCTTGGGCCATGTGCCGCTGGCGTATGCGTTTATCTCCGCGGCCGCCTTCTTGGCGCTTCCGACGTTCGTCGCCGGCGTACGGTTCAGCCGGACCCAGGCACAAGTCGCCGCGGCGGCCTCGAAATAG
- the ssuE gene encoding NADPH-dependent FMN reductase, with protein sequence MPSIVIVSGSSSPTSRLNALVEASESYFSGEGFAVHTIIVSELPADDLIRANFQSEAIREKTELVRKADALIVASPVYKAAYTGVLKTFLDMIPEKGLEGKIVLPLFIGGSIAHLLAIDYALKPVLSALSARHILGGVYAVDQWIQRAEGGGFSMQEELASRLNQSLVELKEEVVRKAGLPLADSARHGN encoded by the coding sequence ATGCCTTCGATCGTCATCGTTTCCGGCAGTTCATCGCCGACCTCCCGACTGAACGCGCTCGTCGAAGCGAGCGAATCGTATTTTTCCGGAGAAGGCTTTGCCGTTCATACAATCATCGTTTCGGAACTGCCCGCGGACGATTTGATACGCGCCAATTTCCAGAGCGAGGCGATCCGGGAGAAAACGGAGCTCGTCCGGAAGGCCGACGCGTTGATCGTCGCAAGTCCCGTCTATAAAGCCGCGTATACAGGTGTATTAAAAACGTTCCTCGACATGATTCCCGAGAAGGGACTGGAAGGCAAAATCGTCCTGCCCCTGTTTATCGGCGGAAGCATCGCGCACCTGCTGGCCATCGATTATGCGCTAAAGCCGGTCCTGTCGGCGCTGTCCGCTAGACATATTTTAGGCGGGGTGTACGCGGTCGACCAATGGATCCAACGAGCCGAAGGCGGCGGGTTCTCGATGCAAGAGGAGCTGGCATCTCGGTTGAACCAATCGCTCGTCGAGTTGAAAGAGGAAGTCGTTCGAAAGGCCGGGTTGCCGCTCGCGGATTCGGCGCGGCATGGAAACTAA
- a CDS encoding glycoside hydrolase family 140 protein, translated as MSVQKPWSRGRLTVSPNGRFLRHADGTPFFWLGDTAWLLLTRTKREEARAYFQDRRAKGYNVVQVMVIHRMPTENEYGRSPFHGADFASPDLERKGGEGSYWDYTDEVVAMAEEEGLYIALVPVWGDVVKHGALDEKHAALYGRWLAERYGNRPNVIWLIGGDIHGSTKTEVWRSLAKSIRDAAPRQLMTFHPFGRTQSSTWFHHEDWLDFNMFQSGHRRYDQLGDESPATWKGEDNWRYVQEDYAREPAKPTLDGEPSYEGIPQGLHDPNEPLWGAADSRRYAYWSVFAGACGHTYGHNAIMQLHKPEHGVGAYGCTKPWTEALDDPGGRQMAYLKRLMLSRPYEERIPDQTVIHGDPGYRYDRLLVTRGHSCLMAYMYTGRPFELRMGAISGTRVAGWWYNPRDGESLAIGEFDNEGIVGFTPPGGREEGNDWVLVLDDASKRYGKPGVANEA; from the coding sequence ATGAGCGTTCAGAAGCCTTGGAGCCGAGGGAGATTGACTGTCTCGCCGAACGGGAGATTTTTACGCCACGCAGACGGCACGCCCTTCTTCTGGCTGGGGGACACGGCTTGGCTTCTTCTAACGAGGACCAAGCGGGAGGAGGCGCGCGCGTATTTCCAAGACCGCCGCGCCAAAGGGTATAATGTCGTTCAAGTGATGGTCATTCACAGGATGCCGACGGAGAACGAATATGGCAGGTCGCCCTTTCACGGCGCGGATTTCGCGTCGCCGGATCTGGAGCGCAAGGGCGGCGAAGGAAGCTACTGGGATTATACCGACGAGGTCGTCGCCATGGCGGAAGAGGAAGGCTTGTACATCGCGCTGGTTCCGGTTTGGGGGGACGTCGTCAAGCATGGGGCGCTGGACGAGAAGCATGCCGCGCTGTATGGGAGATGGCTTGCCGAGCGTTACGGGAATCGACCGAATGTCATTTGGCTGATCGGAGGCGACATTCACGGCAGCACGAAGACCGAGGTGTGGCGAAGTCTCGCGAAATCGATCCGGGATGCCGCGCCGAGGCAGCTCATGACGTTCCACCCGTTCGGAAGGACGCAATCGTCGACCTGGTTCCACCATGAGGACTGGCTCGATTTCAACATGTTCCAATCCGGCCATCGGAGGTACGACCAGCTGGGCGACGAAAGTCCGGCGACCTGGAAGGGCGAGGACAATTGGCGGTACGTGCAAGAAGATTATGCGAGGGAGCCGGCGAAGCCGACCTTGGACGGGGAGCCGTCCTACGAAGGAATCCCGCAAGGCTTGCACGATCCGAACGAACCGCTGTGGGGCGCGGCCGATAGCCGAAGATACGCGTATTGGTCGGTGTTCGCCGGAGCTTGCGGGCACACGTACGGCCACAATGCGATCATGCAGCTGCACAAACCGGAGCACGGCGTCGGCGCTTACGGCTGTACAAAGCCGTGGACGGAGGCGCTCGACGACCCGGGCGGCAGGCAGATGGCGTACCTCAAGCGGTTGATGCTGTCGAGGCCGTACGAAGAACGGATTCCCGACCAAACCGTCATTCACGGCGATCCCGGATACCGTTACGATCGGCTGCTCGTCACAAGGGGCCATAGCTGCCTTATGGCTTACATGTATACGGGACGTCCGTTCGAGCTTCGGATGGGCGCGATTTCCGGAACTCGGGTGGCGGGCTGGTGGTACAACCCGCGCGACGGGGAGAGTTTGGCGATCGGGGAATTCGATAACGAGGGGATCGTCGGCTTTACCCCGCCCGGAGGGAGAGAAGAAGGGAACGATTGGGTGCTTGTGCTCGACGACGCTTCGAAGCGTTACGGAAAGCCAGGCGTCGCGAATGAGGCTTGA
- a CDS encoding AraC family transcriptional regulator — protein sequence MKVLRTGVEKPVEFLSCGQFYSDVPWTHDRRCLDSFEVIIGCEKCLYISQGDVKYEVHPGDVLVLLPGVVHEGYQACEEGVSFFWFHFLANDSYSLLDEAEMQKELATLLQPESQKRCSSVYLPLFFAPNSIERANILFQQLQHIGMSNYYTLQAAHYTATLLLIELSDQMINLYKSSPETSQGDRSIAEIIEWVRIHALRDISLSDVAEHFKYNKHYLSRFFKKKTGLHLQEYINLMKISKAKDMLTRTSKSVKEISERVGVADEKYFMRMFKKYESMTPTEYRKAFYKIHLNNH from the coding sequence ATGAAGGTTTTGCGTACGGGTGTCGAAAAGCCGGTCGAGTTTTTGTCTTGCGGACAATTTTACTCGGACGTGCCGTGGACGCACGATCGGCGATGCTTGGATTCGTTCGAGGTGATCATCGGCTGCGAGAAATGTTTGTATATTTCGCAGGGGGACGTCAAATACGAGGTTCATCCGGGGGACGTGCTCGTGCTGCTGCCCGGCGTCGTGCACGAAGGGTATCAAGCGTGCGAGGAAGGCGTGTCCTTCTTCTGGTTCCACTTCCTCGCGAACGATTCGTACTCCCTCTTGGACGAGGCGGAAATGCAAAAAGAGCTCGCCACGCTGCTCCAGCCGGAGTCGCAAAAACGGTGCAGCAGCGTCTATTTGCCTTTGTTTTTCGCGCCGAACAGCATCGAGCGGGCGAATATTTTGTTCCAGCAGCTGCAGCATATCGGCATGTCCAATTACTATACCCTGCAGGCCGCTCACTACACGGCGACGCTGCTGCTGATCGAGCTGTCCGACCAGATGATTAATCTGTACAAGTCTTCTCCCGAGACGTCCCAAGGGGATCGGAGCATCGCGGAAATTATCGAATGGGTGCGCATTCACGCGCTGAGAGACATTTCGCTGTCCGACGTGGCGGAGCATTTCAAATACAACAAACACTATTTGTCCCGGTTTTTCAAAAAGAAAACGGGATTGCATCTGCAAGAATATATCAATCTGATGAAGATTTCCAAAGCGAAAGATATGCTCACGAGGACGTCTAAAAGCGTAAAGGAGATTTCGGAGCGCGTCGGGGTTGCGGACGAGAAATACTTTATGCGGATGTTTAAAAAATACGAAAGCATGACGCCGACGGAATATCGGAAGGCGTTCTATAAAATTCATTTAAACAATCATTGA
- a CDS encoding PucR family transcriptional regulator has translation MLYTLTRTVFPRMLLSELLQKPFFAPSTILAGHSGIHRPVQYVNIMDVPDMIRYLKKDELLLTNAYVLKDDPDLLVMLVRDMHEKGCAGLMINSRRFMPKKPEKVLSEANRLQFPVIEPPLGITLGEISNQIVGFILEKKTEEMKYTLESHQYFSDLILQGKSLPEIVDALAVVLHRPVILFNHIREPIAVSADFRSPPYGEVVTQLQNALHALAFTSPPTRLSLPSPQELHPEGATAYPIQSYQSGGFLVVFGQTEPEKNLSHLAVEQAVNVIRFEMLKMQAVKERSRRYKNEFFADVVEGRVTSEQELLYRGGRYGLAEGKMYLCVVAKLDPPHRPKRLPPDQDTSYTHVEQLYEIIKQELQKKELMSIRFVKNDAIVLFVSDNDASLEEQLKHIGETVFERHQIALSFGVGKPVDQLTDIPLTYSEAMEALEFGYSCNKGRFVQSYNKRELIDLFRLIRMKDLHAYYRDTLQPFAHLEEKERGDLLQTLKAYYSQNCHIGNTAARLYVHRNTVIYRLEKCAQLLGRDLHAADEILRFRIAFLIEPLLQP, from the coding sequence ATGTTATATACTCTTACGAGGACGGTGTTTCCACGGATGCTCTTATCGGAATTGCTCCAAAAGCCATTTTTCGCTCCCTCTACAATTCTTGCGGGACACTCGGGGATTCACCGCCCGGTTCAATACGTCAATATTATGGACGTTCCGGATATGATCCGTTATCTAAAAAAGGACGAACTGCTGCTCACCAACGCCTACGTCTTGAAGGACGACCCCGACCTGCTCGTTATGCTCGTTCGCGACATGCACGAGAAAGGCTGCGCCGGACTTATGATCAACTCTCGCCGCTTCATGCCCAAGAAGCCCGAGAAAGTGCTGTCGGAGGCCAATCGGCTGCAGTTTCCGGTAATCGAGCCTCCCCTCGGCATTACGCTCGGCGAAATATCCAACCAAATCGTCGGCTTTATCCTGGAGAAAAAGACGGAAGAGATGAAATACACGCTCGAGAGCCATCAATATTTTTCCGACTTGATTTTGCAGGGGAAGAGTTTACCGGAAATCGTCGACGCCCTCGCCGTCGTGCTGCACCGCCCCGTCATCCTGTTCAATCATATCAGAGAGCCGATCGCGGTCAGCGCGGATTTCCGTTCGCCCCCCTACGGGGAGGTTGTCACCCAGCTCCAAAACGCGCTCCACGCGCTCGCCTTCACGTCCCCGCCGACCCGCCTCAGCCTGCCCTCCCCGCAGGAGCTGCATCCCGAAGGGGCGACAGCCTACCCCATCCAGTCGTATCAATCCGGCGGTTTCCTGGTCGTCTTCGGGCAGACGGAACCCGAGAAAAACTTGAGCCATTTAGCCGTCGAACAGGCAGTCAATGTCATCCGCTTCGAAATGCTGAAAATGCAGGCGGTAAAGGAACGGTCCCGGCGATATAAAAACGAGTTTTTCGCCGACGTCGTCGAAGGCCGGGTCACCTCGGAACAAGAACTGCTGTACCGCGGAGGGCGTTACGGTCTTGCCGAAGGGAAGATGTACCTCTGCGTCGTCGCCAAACTCGACCCACCGCACCGCCCCAAGCGACTTCCGCCCGACCAAGACACGAGCTACACCCATGTCGAGCAGCTGTATGAAATCATAAAGCAAGAGCTCCAGAAGAAGGAGCTCATGAGCATCCGGTTCGTCAAAAACGACGCAATCGTCTTATTCGTATCCGATAACGACGCCTCGCTCGAAGAGCAGCTGAAGCACATCGGCGAAACGGTGTTCGAGCGGCACCAGATCGCGTTGTCGTTCGGCGTCGGCAAACCGGTGGACCAGCTGACCGACATTCCGTTGACCTACAGCGAAGCGATGGAGGCGCTCGAATTCGGCTACAGCTGCAATAAAGGGCGGTTCGTACAATCGTACAACAAGCGCGAGCTGATCGATCTGTTCCGGTTAATTCGAATGAAAGACCTTCACGCCTATTACAGAGACACGTTGCAGCCGTTCGCCCATTTGGAAGAAAAGGAGCGCGGCGACCTGCTGCAGACGCTCAAGGCGTACTACAGCCAAAACTGCCATATCGGCAACACGGCCGCCCGCCTGTACGTCCATCGCAACACCGTCATTTACCGGCTGGAGAAATGCGCTCAGCTGCTCGGACGCGACCTTCATGCCGCCGACGAAATTTTGCGGTTCCGTATCGCATTCTTAATCGAACCGCTCTTACAGCCGTGA
- a CDS encoding LLM class flavin-dependent oxidoreductase yields MAEPMRQMHLNCFMFGLGHHEAAWRYKGVDPTQLSDIRYYHRLAQMAERAKFDSIFFADGLAGGKGYVNFFEPLTLMSSLAGVTKHIGLIGTVSTTYTEPYNLARYFASLDHISKGRVGWNIVTTGHAAAALNFNRDAHMEHTERYERAGEFLDVTTALWDSWEDGALVYDKAAGVMTDAARIREINHVGKWFKVKGPLTIPRVPQGHPVLVQAGSSEDGRAFAAKYAEVIYTMQTEIGEARQFYQDMQTRLVAAGRSPGQLKILPGIAVIIGETEEEAKEKEWRLNELSSLQNGLRRLSTLLGRDMSQYPLDGPLPELPDASEVNNQQTIYKVYVDLARRENLTIRQLIHRTAAGRGDLTVVGTPLQIADQLEKWFVTRACDGFNIMPPYFPGGLEDFIQHVIPELQRRGLFRTEYTGSTLREHLGLPRPVNRFAAVSSN; encoded by the coding sequence ATGGCGGAACCGATGAGACAAATGCATCTCAATTGCTTCATGTTCGGTTTAGGCCACCATGAGGCCGCATGGCGGTACAAAGGCGTCGACCCGACGCAGTTGTCCGATATTAGATACTATCATCGATTGGCCCAAATGGCGGAGCGTGCGAAATTCGATTCCATCTTCTTTGCGGACGGATTGGCGGGCGGCAAAGGGTACGTCAACTTTTTCGAACCCCTGACGCTCATGTCCTCGTTGGCCGGCGTCACCAAGCATATCGGGCTCATCGGCACCGTGTCGACGACGTATACGGAGCCGTACAATTTGGCCAGGTATTTCGCTTCGCTCGATCATATCAGCAAAGGCAGAGTCGGCTGGAACATCGTCACGACGGGGCATGCCGCGGCGGCGCTTAATTTCAATCGAGACGCGCATATGGAGCATACGGAGCGGTACGAGCGGGCGGGCGAATTTTTGGATGTGACGACGGCGCTGTGGGACAGCTGGGAGGACGGAGCGTTAGTGTACGACAAAGCGGCCGGCGTCATGACGGACGCTGCGAGAATTCGCGAAATTAACCACGTCGGCAAATGGTTCAAAGTCAAGGGTCCTTTGACGATTCCGAGAGTGCCTCAAGGACATCCCGTGCTCGTACAGGCGGGGTCGTCCGAGGACGGCAGGGCGTTCGCCGCGAAATATGCGGAGGTCATTTATACGATGCAAACGGAGATCGGCGAGGCGCGGCAATTTTATCAGGATATGCAAACGAGGCTCGTCGCCGCGGGAAGGTCGCCGGGACAATTGAAAATATTGCCCGGGATCGCCGTCATCATCGGGGAAACGGAGGAAGAAGCCAAAGAGAAGGAGTGGCGGTTAAACGAGTTGTCCAGCTTGCAAAACGGATTGCGGCGGCTGTCGACGCTGCTCGGACGAGATATGTCCCAGTATCCGCTGGACGGCCCGCTGCCGGAGCTCCCGGACGCCAGCGAGGTCAACAATCAGCAAACGATCTACAAAGTGTACGTCGATTTGGCGCGGCGCGAAAATTTAACGATTCGGCAGCTGATCCATCGGACGGCCGCTGGGCGCGGGGACCTGACGGTCGTCGGGACCCCGCTGCAAATCGCTGACCAGTTGGAAAAGTGGTTCGTTACGAGAGCGTGCGATGGGTTCAATATCATGCCGCCTTATTTCCCGGGCGGATTGGAAGACTTCATCCAGCATGTCATTCCGGAGCTGCAGCGCCGGGGGTTGTTCCGCACCGAATATACGGGAAGTACGCTTCGCGAGCATTTGGGCTTGCCGAGGCCCGTCAATCGGTTTGCCGCGGTATCGTCGAACTGA